The genome window ACCGCCAGGCCGTTCGTTCCGTCGCTGACATCCACGAACGAAGAGGTCGGCAGCGTTTTCGCGGCCTCTTCATACCAGCCGGTGGAATCCGGAATTGCGATCCCGCGCTCCACCACATCATAGGGAGAATCCACATGACAGACGGATGCTTTCTCTAAGCCGCTCGGGAAAAGAACGCGCAGGCGATGATCTTTCACCGTATTTTCCACGCTCGTTGAAAACTCCAGACGGCGGCTGTCTCTGCGCAACGTGATCTCGGTGACCAACTTCACCGCTTTCTTGACCGCAGAACGTTTCAGCGCGCCGTAGTCGACCCACTCCGCGCCGTGCGGCACATGAATCCTGCGTTCCGCATCGAGCCCTTCCGGAAGCAACCAGTCGCGCTCTACCCGCAGAGTCGAACAGAGCGGGCCGTTTTGAACCAGCGCAATGGAAGCCGGCTGATCATTGGTTGAATAAAGCCCCGGCTCGTTCGGCGTCACGTGCGTGAGCGGACCGCCGCACTCGCCTTCATCTTCAAATGCATTCAGTCCGCAGTAGATTTCATCGGTCTGTTTATCGAGCAGGTTTACCGTTCCGTCGCCGTGAATCATTGCCCGCAGAAATTCATTTTCCAGCACATTCGGTTCGGAGCAGATCAGATCGACTGGACGCGAAGCGGCCTGCTTGGGAACCACCTTGAAACTGCTCCAACCCATGGCCGGAACGTCAGCATCAATCGCAATTTTGATGCGGGTAGAATCGAAGTTGAATGCCGATCCGTACTTCAGATAGGCATAAACCGAATCATCTTCAATCCCGCAGATCTGCGCACGGACTTCGTTCCCGTCCGCATCGAACACCTCCACCATCATTGGAACTTTGTAGTGATGTCCCGGAATCTTGCGCATGCCCCACTCGTGCGGAACGTCGACCACAAACTCGACCACTTCTTGACGAACAGTCAGCGTGGAATTGAACACCGTCACGCCGATCTCTTTGTCACCGAGATTGGAAAAATCGATCTGTGCCGTCAACGCCTTGAGCGCATCGCGCGTGACCGCTTCGGAAATATCGTTGGCTTCGCGATAGCGCTCCTCCATCGCCAGCTGGATGCGGTCGACATGACAGCCGCCGATTCCGTCATGCTGCTGGTTCTGCAGAATATTTTTCCACGCCATGCGCAGCACGGTTTCCGGGTATTCACCGCCGATCAGTTTCTGCCAGCAGGCGGCGGGCTCCGCCCATTTTTCGAGGCGATACTGCGCATCGTCATTCATCAGTTTGAGCGGCATACGGGCGGAAAAGACGCCGACATACAGCGGAGCAAACGCATCGCCGTTGCTTTCCACGCTGAGCATCTCCCCCGTCATGGTGACGAGGTCTTTGTCCTTGCCGGTCTCCTCCAGCTCGGCGCGAACTTTTTTCACATACTGGGGCAGGCTGCTGATATGGATTTTCCCATAGTCGATGCGCTCGTTAATCTGATCGATCAGGTCCGGAACAATCGGATCCGGATTTTCCTGATCAAATCCCTGAAGAAACAGCAGGTTGCTGGTCGATGAAATATCCTTCACGCTGTCGAGCAGCGTCTGCATGCCCTGCATGGCCGCGTCAATGCTGTTGGCCTTCGGCTGATTGAGCGTATGAAAATTGATATCGTCTTTGCTGGCATCATCACTCATATGCACCAGCACGCCGCCGCCGTCGCGAATGCTCTCAATGCTGAAGCTTCCGCTCGACGGCGAACCCTCCTGAACCAGACCTTTGATATACGGACCGTAGACATACACCCAGAAGTTCAGGCGATGATAGGAGCCGAACGTATGCCCCATCGCGCGCGATCCGTCGGGCGCTTCCCACCAGAACTCCAGCTTGTCGAGCTTCGACTGGTCAATCCCGCGATAGAACAGGATCGTGTCCATGCCGAACTGACGATAGATCTGCGGCAGCTGGCTCACCTGCCCCCACGAGAAAATATTGTAGGCGCACTTCATCACGCCGCCCATATCACCGGCGATGCGGTGGCCCATCAGCAGGTTGCGCGTCAGCGCTTCGCCGCTGACGAGAAACTCGGCCGGCAGCGTGTACCACGGTCCGGCCAGAATGCGGCCTTCGCCCACCAGCTTGTGAACCCGCTCTTTGTTTTCCGGACGCAGCTCCAGATAGTCCTCCAGAAAGGACGCCTGCGAGTCGGGATGAAAATATTTAAACCGCGAGTCCTTCTCCATCGTATCGATGAGAATATCACCCGCCTCCATCAGCCGCATCTGGGTTTCGCGGAACGACCAGCGATACTCGCGGTCCCAGTGCGTATTCATAATCAAATGCATGTCGTATTTCATAAATCCTCTTCATTTCCCAATGGGTTACAGCCCCACCGTCAACGCTCCTCCAAAATCCTTAAATGCCTGTTCGGAAACGCCGGCCGTTTTCAGCGCCGCCGCGTCATACGTTCCCGGTTTCAAATCAATCATACCGCCGTTCTTTGCGGGCATGCGCACCGAAGAAAAACTCAATGCTCCCTGAAGCTGCAGCGCCGGCATGCGCGCAGAATTCAGGTTTTGAAAATCCAGACCGGCCTGCGGAAACGCTCCGGAAAATTCGACATCCAGAACCGCGCCGTCCGCTGCAGAATCCGCAAGAATAAATGTTCCGCTGTATCCCTGATCCTCACAGCCAACCGTTACCGTCCCGGAGTTTTTAAAAGACGCAATCTGCAGATTGCCCGCACCGGCAAGTCCGGGTTTCAGTTCCAGGCTTCCCTCGACGTTCAGGATTTTTGATGTGGAATCCACACGGACTCGACCCAGCACAACCGCCTTGCGACCCAAACGGTTCTGGAGCTGTCCGCCGTCGAGTACCAGCACGCCCTTTCCGAGCGCTCCTCCTCCGGTCAGCCAGACCGACGCGTCATTGCGCAGCGTCAGGCTCTCGCCGGGAAACGATCCGTTTTTGCCAAGCGCCAGCAGCCAGACGTTTTTATTGTCGTGAACATAATGGTTTCCAACCGTTGGAACTTTTGCCGAATCGCCCCAGATCTCCGCATTCCAGCTGACCGGCGCTTTCGCCGGAGCCGCCGGGCTGATCATCACCGTTGATCCGTCCCCGGCGGGCGCGACCGGCGGCGCGATGATTTCGTCCAGCCGTTTCTGCATCGAAGTCGCGCGCTCGGGGTTCTGACG of Tichowtungia aerotolerans contains these proteins:
- a CDS encoding alpha-mannosidase gives rise to the protein MKYDMHLIMNTHWDREYRWSFRETQMRLMEAGDILIDTMEKDSRFKYFHPDSQASFLEDYLELRPENKERVHKLVGEGRILAGPWYTLPAEFLVSGEALTRNLLMGHRIAGDMGGVMKCAYNIFSWGQVSQLPQIYRQFGMDTILFYRGIDQSKLDKLEFWWEAPDGSRAMGHTFGSYHRLNFWVYVYGPYIKGLVQEGSPSSGSFSIESIRDGGGVLVHMSDDASKDDINFHTLNQPKANSIDAAMQGMQTLLDSVKDISSTSNLLFLQGFDQENPDPIVPDLIDQINERIDYGKIHISSLPQYVKKVRAELEETGKDKDLVTMTGEMLSVESNGDAFAPLYVGVFSARMPLKLMNDDAQYRLEKWAEPAACWQKLIGGEYPETVLRMAWKNILQNQQHDGIGGCHVDRIQLAMEERYREANDISEAVTRDALKALTAQIDFSNLGDKEIGVTVFNSTLTVRQEVVEFVVDVPHEWGMRKIPGHHYKVPMMVEVFDADGNEVRAQICGIEDDSVYAYLKYGSAFNFDSTRIKIAIDADVPAMGWSSFKVVPKQAASRPVDLICSEPNVLENEFLRAMIHGDGTVNLLDKQTDEIYCGLNAFEDEGECGGPLTHVTPNEPGLYSTNDQPASIALVQNGPLCSTLRVERDWLLPEGLDAERRIHVPHGAEWVDYGALKRSAVKKAVKLVTEITLRRDSRRLEFSTSVENTVKDHRLRVLFPSGLEKASVCHVDSPYDVVERGIAIPDSTGWYEEAAKTLPTSSFVDVSDGTNGLAVMHAGLSEYEVTDNKQRAIALTLLRCFGTAGNPSETHQDQALAQCQGTHVFKYAVQPHAGGWQQAGVVAEALCFNAPLRVAECTPHKGSLPQVHSFFTADDDRLVLSALKQAEHEDALVLRGYNPTREDLDVTITLPENIAAVEQVTLEEKAFETLSVSNGSVSLKVGKGEIVNLLLK